GATCTGCCAGTAGGTAAATTAAGAATAAAGGAAAAAGGAAGCTCAGGAGGGCATAATGGAATAAAATCTATTATATCTCATCTTGGAGACCAGTTTTTACGTATCAAATGTGGTATAGGTAAAAGTCAATATGACACAGTGGACTACGTACTTGGACAGTTCTCAAAAGAGGAAAGAGAAGAAGTGGACAAGATGATGGACAGTGCAGTGAGCTGTGCAGTTGATATGATAAATGATGTAAAACTTCAGAATATAATGCAGAAGTACAATAAAAAATAGCAACCAGAAACATTAAAATTACAGTTAAGTAAAAAACTTGATATAGTTTTATAAGGAGCTGGCTTAGGCTGGCTCTTTATATTGCAAAAATAATTATACAAATATTAGATGTTAAATATAACTTATCAT
The nucleotide sequence above comes from Fusobacterium sp. DD2. Encoded proteins:
- the pth gene encoding aminoacyl-tRNA hydrolase: MKLVVGLGNPGSKYEHTRHNVGFDVLGKLQDKLGVTNEREKFQGLISEANVNGEKVLLLKPQTFMNLSGNSIIEVVNFYKLDPAHDLIVIYDDMDLPVGKLRIKEKGSSGGHNGIKSIISHLGDQFLRIKCGIGKSQYDTVDYVLGQFSKEEREEVDKMMDSAVSCAVDMINDVKLQNIMQKYNKK